One segment of Xanthomonas oryzae pv. oryzae DNA contains the following:
- a CDS encoding pseudouridine synthase: MLVLLNKPYGVLSQFSDRSQPPKRTLAEFGLPPDVYAAGRLDHDSEGLLLLTDDGALAHRVTDPRHKQPKTYWVQVEGEPQAGQLQALRDGVVLNDGPTRTAQVRSLDPAPPLWPREPPVRVRKTVPDAWLELRITEGRNRQVRRMTAAVGLPTLRLVRVAIGDWRLDMLAPGQWRVEETASAPPSRSRR, encoded by the coding sequence ATGTTGGTGTTGTTGAACAAACCCTACGGCGTGCTGTCGCAATTCAGCGACCGCTCGCAGCCGCCCAAGCGCACGCTGGCCGAGTTCGGCCTGCCGCCCGATGTGTATGCGGCTGGCCGTCTGGATCACGACAGCGAAGGCTTGTTGTTGCTGACCGACGATGGCGCATTGGCGCATCGTGTGACCGACCCACGCCACAAGCAGCCCAAGACCTACTGGGTGCAGGTGGAAGGAGAACCGCAAGCCGGGCAACTGCAGGCCTTGCGCGACGGAGTGGTGCTCAACGATGGCCCGACCCGGACGGCACAGGTGCGCAGCCTCGATCCGGCACCGCCGCTGTGGCCGCGCGAGCCACCGGTGCGCGTACGCAAGACCGTGCCCGATGCCTGGCTGGAACTACGGATCACCGAGGGCCGCAACCGTCAGGTACGGCGCATGACTGCAGCGGTGGGCTTGCCGACCTTGCGCCTGGTGCGCGTAGCCATTGGCGATTGGCGGCTGGACATGCTTGCGCCCGGGCAGTGGCGCGTTGAAGAAACGGCGAGCGCACCGCCGAGCCGGAGTCGGCGCTGA